Part of the Oceanidesulfovibrio indonesiensis genome is shown below.
AGGTGCGGCGGAATGGTGAGCAGGGCGATGACCAGGATGAGGCCGACCACGCGGATGATCATGACCACGCTGAGCGCGACAAGGCCGATGAGCAGGTAGTGGATGAAGGCGACCCGCACGCCGGCCGTACGCGCGAACTCGCGATCGAAGGAGAAGGCGATGAAGTCCTTGTACCAGTAGAAGACCGCGGCGAGGATCACTCCATCCACACCGGCCATGAGCCAGAGTTCCTGCGTGGGCACGGCCAGGATGGAACCGAACAGGAAGCTCATGAGGTCCACGTTGTAGCCGGGCGAGAGGTCCACCAGCAGGATGCCGAGCGCCATGCCGGCGGCCCAGAGCACGCCTACGAGTGTGTCTGTCCGTTCGCCGCGTTCGTAAGTGAGCGCTCCCATGCCCAATGCGGCGGCCAGGGTGAAGCCTACCGTGGTGGGAATCACCGGAACGCCCAGCCAGAAGGCGATGCCGACCCCGCCGTAGGCGGCATGGGCCACGCCGCCTGCCAGGAAGACGATGCGGTTGACCACGACCAGAGTGCCGATGACGCCGCAGGCGATGCTGGCCAGCACACCTGCGGCCAGTGCGTTCTGCATGAACTGGTGAGTGAGGACGTCGAGCATGGTCTAACGGTCCTCGCACTTGCAGCCGTTGCGAGCGCATGTGGTGTCGCGGGACGTGGGAAGCCCTTCGCCGAACGAACTGGCAATGCCCTTGAGGTAGTCGTCCATGGGGCAGGGGTGGCTGTGCACGCCGTACAGCAGGGTGAGCATTTCCTCTGACACGTTTCTGCCCGAGCCCAGGATGAGCTTTCTGTTCACGGCGGCCAGGGCGTCCACCCGCGCCGAGGCGGCCACCAGGTCGTGGCTCACCAGCACCACGCTTATCTCGCCGGCCAGGGAGGCCAGAAGTTCGTAGAGGCACAGCTTGCCTTGCGGATCGATGTTGGCCGTGGGTTCGTCGAAGATGAGGATTCTCGGGTCGGCCACCAGGGCGCGGGCCACCAGGGCGCGTTGCTTCTGCCCACCGGAGAGCGACTCGAAGGAACGGCCGGCTAGCTCGGACAATTGCACCCGCTCCAGGGCGTTCAGGGCCTTGCGCCTGTCCTCGCGGCGTTTGGCAAAGGCGGTGAATCCCCGGCGCGACAGGCCCATGAGCACAACGTCAAGGACACTCACAGGCAGACCGGACGGGGCTTCGATGCGCTGCGGCACATAGCCCACCGGCACGGTGTCCCGAACCGGGTCGCGCCCGAGAATCCGCACCGTGCCGCGGGTGGGAACGAGCAGGCCGAGCATGCATTTGATGAGCGTGGTCTTGCCGCCGCCGTTGGGGCCGACCATGACGAGGAACTTGCCGTGCTCCAGGGTCATGCTCACCCCCTGGAGCACGGGTTCGCTCCCGTATGAGAACCAGAGGTCGCGTATTTCGACGGCAGGTGTGGTCATGTCATCTCGTGGGTGCCGGTAATTGCTGGCAGCAAGAAGGTTCAAACTTCTTGCTCCCGCGGCGTTCGCCGCGTGGCCCCGCTGGAGCGTGGCCGTCCTCATAACTGGGGCGCGAAAATGCAGGAATTTTCTGCTCCCAGTAATGCCAGTTCATCAGTCGGCCAGGGCTTTCTGGAAAGCCGCGGCTGCACGTTCGAGGTTGTCGGCCCAGTCCTCGGC
Proteins encoded:
- a CDS encoding metal ABC transporter permease; translated protein: MLDVLTHQFMQNALAAGVLASIACGVIGTLVVVNRIVFLAGGVAHAAYGGVGIAFWLGVPVIPTTVGFTLAAALGMGALTYERGERTDTLVGVLWAAGMALGILLVDLSPGYNVDLMSFLFGSILAVPTQELWLMAGVDGVILAAVFYWYKDFIAFSFDREFARTAGVRVAFIHYLLIGLVALSVVMIIRVVGLILVIALLTIPPHLAETRSHSLAAMMLRAVLYALAFCMAGLALSYYWDTTSGATIIAVATVVFLAQRLLGRFLRGRTRYRTAASPEDS
- a CDS encoding metal ABC transporter ATP-binding protein, with product MTTPAVEIRDLWFSYGSEPVLQGVSMTLEHGKFLVMVGPNGGGKTTLIKCMLGLLVPTRGTVRILGRDPVRDTVPVGYVPQRIEAPSGLPVSVLDVVLMGLSRRGFTAFAKRREDRRKALNALERVQLSELAGRSFESLSGGQKQRALVARALVADPRILIFDEPTANIDPQGKLCLYELLASLAGEISVVLVSHDLVAASARVDALAAVNRKLILGSGRNVSEEMLTLLYGVHSHPCPMDDYLKGIASSFGEGLPTSRDTTCARNGCKCEDR